One window of the Pseudomonas sihuiensis genome contains the following:
- a CDS encoding ABC transporter substrate-binding protein, producing MNNSIKALVAASCLSLTLVAQGAETLTIATVNNSDMIRMQRLAKTFEEQNPDIRLKWVVLEENVLRQRLTTDIATQGGQFDVLTIGMYEAALWGEKGWLEPMTELPADYDLDDVFPSVREGLSAKGTLYALPFYAEASITYYRKDLFEQAGLEMPEQPTWEQMAEFAGKLHQPDKGQYGLCLRGKAGWGENMALITTLANAHGARWFDEQWQPEFTGSEWQNALNFYVDNMKKYGPPGASSNGFNENLALFNSGKCALWVDASVAGSFVTDTSQSKVADAVGFTFAPTQVTDKGASWLYSWALAIPTSSKSKDAAKTFSAWATSKAYAELVAEKDGVANVPPGTRASTYSDAYMQAAPFAKVTLDSLQKADPADPSAKPVPYVGIQLVTIPEFQAIGTSVGKLFTAALTGQMQPQQALQAAQQSTEREMKRAGYPK from the coding sequence ATGAACAACTCGATCAAAGCCCTCGTTGCAGCCTCTTGCCTGTCCCTCACCCTGGTTGCTCAGGGCGCCGAAACCCTGACCATCGCCACGGTCAACAACAGCGACATGATCCGCATGCAGCGGCTCGCCAAGACTTTCGAAGAACAGAATCCCGACATCCGTCTGAAGTGGGTGGTGCTCGAGGAGAACGTGCTGCGCCAGCGCCTGACCACAGATATCGCCACCCAGGGTGGCCAGTTCGACGTGCTCACCATTGGCATGTACGAAGCGGCGCTGTGGGGCGAGAAAGGCTGGCTGGAGCCGATGACCGAACTGCCGGCCGACTACGACCTAGACGACGTCTTCCCCTCGGTGCGCGAAGGCCTGTCCGCCAAGGGCACGCTGTACGCCCTGCCGTTCTATGCCGAAGCCTCGATCACCTATTACCGCAAGGACCTGTTCGAGCAGGCCGGTCTGGAAATGCCCGAGCAACCGACCTGGGAGCAGATGGCCGAATTCGCCGGCAAACTGCACCAGCCAGACAAAGGCCAGTACGGCCTGTGCCTGCGCGGCAAGGCCGGCTGGGGCGAAAACATGGCGCTGATCACCACCCTGGCCAACGCCCACGGTGCGCGCTGGTTCGATGAGCAGTGGCAGCCGGAATTCACCGGCAGCGAATGGCAGAACGCGCTGAACTTCTACGTCGACAACATGAAGAAATACGGCCCACCCGGCGCCTCCAGCAACGGTTTCAACGAGAACCTGGCGCTGTTCAACAGCGGCAAGTGCGCGCTGTGGGTCGATGCCAGCGTGGCCGGTTCCTTCGTCACCGATACCTCGCAAAGCAAGGTCGCCGACGCCGTCGGCTTCACCTTCGCGCCGACCCAGGTCACCGACAAGGGCGCTTCCTGGTTGTACTCCTGGGCCCTGGCGATTCCCACCAGCTCCAAGTCCAAGGACGCCGCCAAGACCTTCAGCGCCTGGGCCACCTCCAAGGCCTATGCCGAACTGGTCGCCGAGAAGGATGGCGTGGCCAACGTGCCGCCGGGCACCCGCGCCTCGACCTACAGCGACGCCTACATGCAGGCCGCGCCGTTCGCCAAGGTCACTCTGGACTCGCTGCAGAAGGCCGACCCGGCCGACCCCAGCGCCAAGCCGGTGCCTTACGTGGGCATCCAGTTGGTGACCATTCCCGAGTTCCAGGCCATCGGCACCAGCGTCGGCAAGCTGTTCACCGCCGCGCTCACCGGGCAGATGCAACCGCAGCAGGCCCTGCAAGCGGCACAGCAGAGCACCGAGCGGGAAATGAAGCGCGCTGGCTACCCGAAGTAG
- a CDS encoding carbohydrate ABC transporter permease: MNSPAIDTPATQATTPVARKPRRLAPGWFLVSPSVALLLIWMIVPLSMTVYFSLIRYNLLYPGENDFVGLENFEYFVTDAAFLSGAGNTVLLVGSVLLISVVFGVLISALLEASEFFGRGIVRVLLISPFFIMPTVSALLWKNLIFHPVSGILAAIWQFFGAQPVDWLAHHPLFSIIMIVSWQWLPFAILILMTAMQSLDQEQKEAARLDGAGPIAIFWHLTLPHLARPIAVVVMIETIFLLSVFAEIYTTTSGGPGYESTNLAYLIYTQALLQFDVGMASAGGLIAVVIANIAAIVLIRMIGKNLTDKQ; encoded by the coding sequence ATGAATTCTCCGGCCATCGATACCCCCGCCACGCAGGCCACTACGCCGGTGGCGCGCAAGCCCAGGCGCCTGGCGCCCGGCTGGTTTCTGGTCAGCCCCTCGGTGGCCCTGCTGCTGATCTGGATGATCGTGCCGCTGAGCATGACCGTCTATTTCTCGCTGATCCGCTACAACCTGCTGTACCCCGGCGAGAACGATTTCGTCGGTCTGGAGAACTTCGAATACTTCGTCACCGACGCCGCTTTCCTCTCCGGCGCCGGCAATACCGTATTGCTGGTGGGCAGCGTGCTGCTGATCAGCGTGGTGTTCGGCGTGCTGATCTCGGCGCTGCTGGAGGCCAGCGAGTTCTTCGGCCGTGGCATCGTACGGGTGCTGCTGATCTCGCCGTTCTTCATCATGCCCACGGTCAGCGCGCTGCTGTGGAAGAACCTGATCTTCCATCCGGTATCGGGGATTCTCGCCGCCATCTGGCAGTTCTTCGGCGCCCAGCCGGTGGACTGGCTGGCGCACCACCCGCTGTTCTCGATCATCATGATCGTGTCCTGGCAATGGCTGCCGTTCGCCATCCTGATCCTGATGACCGCCATGCAATCGCTGGATCAGGAGCAGAAGGAAGCCGCGCGCCTCGACGGCGCCGGCCCCATCGCCATCTTCTGGCACCTAACCCTGCCGCACCTGGCGCGGCCAATTGCCGTGGTGGTGATGATCGAGACCATCTTCCTGCTCTCGGTATTCGCCGAGATCTACACCACCACCAGCGGCGGCCCCGGCTACGAGTCGACCAACCTCGCCTACCTGATCTACACCCAGGCCCTGCTGCAGTTCGACGTCGGCATGGCCTCGGCGGGCGGACTGATCGCGGTGGTGATCGCCAACATCGCCGCCATCGTGCTGATCCGCATGATCGGCAAGAACCTGACCGACAAGCAGTGA
- a CDS encoding carbohydrate ABC transporter permease, translating into MLTLKQSRRLQSLIIGALAWAIAAVIFFPIFWMVLTSLKTEIDAFATPPQFIFTPTLENYLHINERSDYFAFAWNSVLISLSATLLCMLLAVPAAYSMAFFETRHTKRTLLWMLSTKMLPPVGVLVPIYLLAKQFGLLDSRLALIIIYTLINLPIIVWMVYTYFKDIPVDILEAARLDGATTWQEIVRVLLPIARGGLASTMLLSLILCWNEAFWSLNLTSSAAAPLTALVASYSSPEGLFWAKLSAVSTLACAPILIFGWISQKQLVRGLSFGAVK; encoded by the coding sequence ATGCTGACGCTGAAACAATCCCGTCGCCTGCAGAGCCTGATCATCGGCGCCCTGGCCTGGGCGATCGCCGCGGTGATCTTCTTCCCGATCTTCTGGATGGTGCTGACCAGCCTGAAGACCGAGATCGACGCCTTCGCCACGCCGCCGCAGTTCATCTTCACCCCGACGCTGGAGAACTACCTGCACATCAACGAGCGCAGCGACTACTTCGCCTTCGCCTGGAACTCGGTGCTGATCTCCCTCTCGGCGACGCTGCTGTGCATGCTCCTGGCCGTGCCAGCCGCCTACTCCATGGCCTTCTTCGAGACGCGCCACACCAAGCGCACGCTGCTGTGGATGCTGTCGACCAAGATGCTGCCACCGGTGGGCGTGCTGGTACCGATCTACCTGCTGGCCAAGCAGTTCGGTCTGCTCGATTCACGCCTGGCGCTGATCATCATCTACACCCTGATCAACCTGCCGATCATCGTGTGGATGGTTTACACCTACTTCAAGGACATCCCCGTGGACATCCTCGAAGCGGCGCGCCTGGATGGCGCCACCACCTGGCAGGAGATCGTCCGCGTACTGCTGCCGATCGCTCGCGGCGGCCTGGCATCGACCATGTTGCTGTCGCTGATCCTGTGCTGGAACGAGGCGTTCTGGTCGCTCAACCTGACCAGCTCCGCCGCCGCCCCGCTGACTGCCCTGGTGGCCTCCTACTCCAGCCCCGAGGGCCTGTTCTGGGCCAAGCTCTCCGCCGTTTCGACCCTGGCCTGCGCGCCTATCCTGATCTTCGGCTGGATCAGCCAAAAACAACTTGTACGCGGCCTGTCCTTCGGCGCGGTGAAATAA
- a CDS encoding ABC transporter ATP-binding protein: protein MADLKIRNLQKGFDGTAIIQGVDLDIRDREFVVFVGPSGCGKSTLLRLIAGLEEVSSGHIELDGQDITDTAPAKRDLAMVFQTYALYPHMTVRKNLSFALDLARVGKQEIEAKVANAARILQLEALLERKPKQLSGGQRQRVAIGRAIVRNPKIFLFDEPLSNLDAALRVQTRLELARLHKDLQATMIYVTHDQVEAMTLADKVVVLNGGRVEQVGSPLELYHHPANLFVAGFLGTPKMGFLRGTLNRVEAGSCDVQLECGTHVTLPQSATGLSVGSTVTLGVRPEHLNVVSTSAGRMQVTADVSERLGSDTFCHVRCTSGEMLTVRVRGDFAPRYGEALTLDFDTAHCHLFDADGQAVAKPLQQAA from the coding sequence ATGGCTGATCTGAAGATCCGCAATCTGCAAAAAGGCTTCGACGGCACGGCGATCATCCAGGGTGTCGACCTGGACATCCGCGACCGCGAGTTCGTGGTCTTCGTCGGCCCGTCCGGCTGCGGCAAATCCACCCTGCTGCGCCTGATCGCCGGGCTGGAAGAGGTCAGCAGCGGCCATATCGAACTCGATGGCCAGGACATCACCGACACTGCACCGGCCAAACGCGACCTGGCTATGGTGTTCCAGACCTACGCGCTGTACCCGCACATGACCGTGCGCAAGAACCTGTCCTTCGCCCTCGACCTGGCCCGGGTGGGTAAGCAGGAGATAGAAGCCAAGGTCGCCAATGCCGCGCGCATCCTGCAGCTCGAGGCGCTGCTCGAACGCAAACCCAAGCAGCTCTCCGGTGGCCAGCGCCAGCGCGTGGCCATCGGCCGCGCCATCGTGCGCAACCCGAAGATCTTTCTGTTCGACGAGCCGCTGTCCAACCTCGACGCCGCCCTGCGCGTGCAGACCCGCCTGGAGCTGGCACGGCTGCACAAGGATCTGCAGGCGACCATGATCTACGTGACCCACGACCAGGTCGAAGCCATGACCCTGGCCGACAAGGTGGTGGTGCTCAATGGCGGTCGCGTCGAGCAGGTCGGCTCACCGCTGGAGCTGTATCACCACCCGGCCAACCTGTTCGTCGCCGGCTTTCTCGGCACGCCGAAGATGGGCTTTCTGCGCGGCACCCTGAACAGGGTCGAGGCCGGCAGCTGCGACGTGCAGCTGGAATGCGGCACGCACGTGACGCTGCCGCAGTCCGCCACCGGCCTCAGCGTCGGCAGCACGGTGACCCTGGGCGTACGCCCGGAACACCTCAACGTGGTCAGCACCAGCGCGGGCCGCATGCAGGTGACCGCCGACGTCAGCGAGCGCCTGGGCAGCGACACCTTCTGCCATGTGCGCTGCACCTCGGGCGAGATGCTCACGGTGCGCGTACGCGGCGACTTCGCGCCGCGTTATGGCGAAGCCCTGACCCTGGATTTCGACACGGCGCACTGCCACCTCTTCGACGCCGATGGCCAAGCCGTCGCCAAACCACTGCAGCAGGCCGCCTGA
- a CDS encoding mannitol dehydrogenase family protein: MKLNRQQLSRLGGAVALPSYTAEMIRTGIAHFGVGGFHRAHQAVYTDALMNQGLALDWGICGVGVRSEDRAMRDALASQDYLYTLVELGDEPNLPVRVIGAITDMLLAEESPQALIDKLADPTIRIVSLTITEGGYCIDDSSGEFLAELPAIAHDLRHPESPQSVFGFLCAALAKRRAAGIPAFTLMSCDNLPHNGDVTRKALLAFAHLADHELATWIDHHVSFPNAMVDRITPMTSAAHRQQLAEQHGVDDAWPVVCEPFVQWVLEDKFVSGRPAWEEVGVQFTDDVTPYEEMKIKLLNGSHLALTYLGFLKGYRFVHETMNDPLLRQYVRTFMDLDVTPQLAPVPGIDLSTYKDTLIERFSNQAIADQLERVCSDGSSKFPKFIVPTLNRLIEDGRPLERAALVVAAWALYLKGVDENGKRYRIPDPRAEFCQALVADDDKVRERVLGVEAIFGNAIAQSTAFVEAFELCYDSLRKLGVTRTLQTLLGD; encoded by the coding sequence ATGAAACTCAATCGCCAGCAGCTTTCCCGGCTTGGCGGCGCCGTCGCGCTGCCCAGCTACACCGCAGAGATGATCCGCACCGGCATCGCCCATTTTGGCGTCGGCGGCTTTCACCGCGCCCACCAGGCGGTCTACACCGATGCCCTGATGAACCAGGGCCTGGCACTGGACTGGGGTATCTGCGGGGTCGGCGTGCGCAGTGAGGACCGCGCCATGCGCGATGCCCTGGCCAGCCAGGATTACCTCTACACCCTGGTCGAACTGGGCGACGAGCCGAACCTGCCGGTGCGGGTGATCGGCGCGATCACCGACATGCTGCTGGCCGAGGAGTCGCCGCAGGCGCTGATCGACAAGCTGGCCGACCCGACGATTCGCATCGTCTCGCTGACCATCACCGAGGGTGGCTACTGCATCGACGACAGCAGCGGCGAATTTCTCGCCGAACTGCCAGCCATTGCCCACGACCTGCGTCATCCCGAATCGCCGCAAAGCGTGTTCGGCTTTCTCTGCGCGGCCCTGGCCAAACGTCGCGCCGCCGGCATCCCGGCCTTCACCCTGATGTCCTGCGATAACCTGCCACACAACGGCGACGTCACGCGCAAGGCACTGCTGGCCTTCGCCCACCTGGCCGACCACGAGCTGGCCACCTGGATCGACCATCATGTGAGCTTTCCCAATGCCATGGTCGACCGCATCACGCCGATGACCAGCGCCGCCCATCGTCAGCAACTGGCCGAGCAGCACGGCGTCGACGACGCCTGGCCGGTGGTTTGCGAGCCCTTCGTGCAATGGGTGCTGGAGGACAAGTTCGTCAGCGGTCGGCCGGCCTGGGAAGAGGTCGGCGTGCAGTTCACCGACGACGTCACACCCTACGAGGAAATGAAGATCAAGCTGCTCAATGGCAGCCACCTGGCGCTGACCTACCTGGGCTTTCTCAAGGGCTATCGCTTCGTCCACGAAACCATGAACGACCCGCTGCTGCGCCAGTACGTGCGCACCTTCATGGATCTGGACGTGACCCCGCAGCTGGCGCCGGTTCCGGGCATCGACCTGAGCACCTACAAGGACACGCTGATCGAGCGCTTCTCCAACCAGGCCATCGCCGATCAGCTGGAGCGGGTCTGCTCGGATGGCTCGTCGAAGTTTCCCAAGTTCATCGTGCCCACCCTCAACCGTCTGATCGAAGACGGTCGGCCGCTGGAGCGCGCGGCCCTGGTAGTCGCAGCCTGGGCGCTGTACCTCAAGGGCGTCGACGAGAACGGCAAGCGCTATCGCATCCCCGATCCGCGCGCCGAGTTCTGCCAGGCGCTGGTGGCCGATGACGACAAGGTGCGCGAGCGGGTACTGGGCGTCGAGGCGATCTTCGGCAACGCCATCGCGCAGTCGACAGCGTTCGTCGAAGCCTTCGAGCTGTGTTACGACAGCCTGCGCAAGCTCGGCGTGACCCGTACCCTGCAGACACTGCTGGGCGACTGA
- the xylB gene encoding xylulokinase, with the protein MYLGIDCGTQGTKALVLDADSGQVLGAGSASHTLQSGANGRREQQPQQWLEAFEQATRQALTAAGISGERILGIGVSGQQHGLVLLDEQGAVLRPAKLWCDTESTPENQRLLDHLGGEAGSLQRLGVAIAPGYTVSKLLWTQEQHPDLFTRIAHILLPHDYLNHWLTGRACSEYGDASGTGYFNVRTRSWDRELLNVIDPSGRLCKALPELIEADQPVGSLRPQIARQLGLNPDAVVASGGGDNMMGAIGTGNIRPGAITMSLGTSGTLYAYSDQAMISPHAQVATFCSSSGGWLPLICTMNLTSATGLIQQLLELDIQTFGELVEQSPIGAEGLLMLPFFNGERVPALPSSRASLLGMDSDNLTRANLCRAVVEGSSFGLRYGLDLLRASGLQSQTIRLIGGAAKSPVWRQVIADIMGTPLVCPQHTEAAALGAAIQAAWCLTPGADRQAQLAELCERCVHLDASTQTQPDPARTAQYEMVYQRYRKQVSLLAESTPA; encoded by the coding sequence ATGTACCTCGGTATCGACTGCGGCACCCAGGGCACCAAGGCGCTGGTGCTGGATGCTGACAGCGGCCAGGTGCTCGGCGCCGGCAGCGCCAGCCACACGCTGCAGAGCGGCGCCAATGGCCGCCGCGAGCAACAGCCGCAGCAATGGCTGGAGGCTTTCGAGCAGGCAACCCGACAGGCGCTGACGGCTGCGGGCATCAGCGGCGAGCGGATTCTCGGCATTGGCGTCTCCGGCCAGCAGCATGGCCTGGTGCTGCTCGATGAACAGGGCGCGGTGCTGCGCCCGGCCAAGCTCTGGTGCGACACCGAGTCGACCCCGGAGAACCAGCGCCTGCTCGATCATCTCGGCGGCGAGGCCGGCTCGCTGCAGCGCCTGGGCGTGGCCATCGCGCCGGGCTACACGGTGTCCAAGCTGCTCTGGACCCAGGAGCAGCACCCGGATCTGTTCACCCGCATCGCGCATATTCTGCTGCCGCACGATTACCTCAACCACTGGCTCACCGGCCGTGCCTGCAGCGAGTACGGCGACGCCTCCGGCACGGGTTATTTCAACGTGCGCACGCGCAGCTGGGACCGCGAGCTGCTGAACGTCATCGACCCCAGCGGGCGCCTCTGCAAGGCGCTGCCAGAGCTGATCGAGGCAGATCAGCCAGTGGGTAGCCTCCGCCCGCAGATCGCCCGGCAGTTGGGCCTGAACCCGGATGCCGTGGTGGCCAGCGGCGGTGGCGACAACATGATGGGCGCCATCGGCACCGGCAATATCCGTCCGGGCGCGATCACCATGAGTCTGGGCACCTCCGGCACGCTCTACGCCTACAGCGATCAAGCGATGATCAGCCCGCATGCTCAGGTGGCGACCTTCTGCTCATCGAGCGGCGGCTGGCTACCGCTGATCTGCACCATGAACCTCACCAGCGCCACCGGGCTGATCCAGCAACTGCTGGAACTGGACATCCAGACCTTCGGCGAACTGGTCGAGCAATCGCCCATCGGCGCCGAGGGCCTGCTCATGCTGCCGTTCTTCAATGGCGAACGGGTGCCGGCACTGCCCAGCTCGCGCGCCAGCCTGCTGGGCATGGACAGCGACAACCTGACCCGCGCCAATCTGTGCCGGGCGGTGGTCGAGGGCAGCAGTTTCGGCCTGCGCTACGGCCTCGACCTGCTGCGCGCCAGCGGCCTGCAGAGCCAGACCATCCGCCTGATCGGCGGCGCGGCGAAGAGCCCGGTGTGGCGCCAGGTGATCGCCGACATCATGGGCACGCCACTGGTCTGCCCGCAGCACACCGAAGCCGCCGCGCTGGGCGCCGCGATCCAGGCCGCCTGGTGCCTGACGCCCGGAGCGGATCGCCAGGCGCAGCTGGCCGAACTGTGCGAGCGTTGCGTGCACCTCGATGCCAGCACGCAGACCCAGCCGGACCCGGCGCGCACGGCGCAGTACGAAATGGTCTATCAACGCTACCGCAAGCAGGTAAGCCTGCTGGCCGAGAGCACACCGGCGTGA
- a CDS encoding carbohydrate kinase family protein: MYLVCGEALFDVFIQGDGGCGNELAFKAIAGGSPFNVALGLRRMGANSALFTGISSDSLGQRLRQVLRDEGVSDAYLIASDAPTTLAMVGLDAAGSPQYSFRGEGCADRQLLAEHLPALDAQVRGLHVGSFSLVVEPVAETLLTLVQREHQQRLISLDPNVRLGPAPDIAHWRERVETFAGYAHLIKVSEEDLQLLYPERDPQQVASSWLNQRCQLVFLTHGSKGASVHSHYGHWSVPAVEVHTRDTVGAGDTFQAALLSYLARHDLDSPEALATLSREQIDAMLRLAIEAAALTCARVGPDLPYLHELERQSAR, from the coding sequence ATGTACCTGGTCTGTGGCGAAGCGCTGTTCGATGTGTTCATCCAGGGCGACGGTGGGTGTGGCAATGAGTTGGCCTTCAAGGCCATCGCCGGTGGCTCGCCGTTCAACGTGGCGCTGGGCCTGCGCCGTATGGGCGCCAACTCGGCGCTGTTCACCGGGATTTCCTCGGACAGCCTCGGCCAGCGCCTGCGCCAGGTGCTGCGTGACGAAGGCGTGAGCGATGCCTACCTGATCGCCAGCGATGCGCCGACCACCCTGGCGATGGTCGGCCTGGACGCTGCCGGCTCGCCGCAGTATTCCTTCCGTGGCGAAGGCTGTGCCGACCGCCAGCTGCTCGCCGAGCACCTGCCGGCACTGGATGCGCAGGTGCGCGGCCTGCATGTCGGTTCCTTCTCTTTGGTGGTGGAGCCAGTGGCCGAGACGCTGCTGACGCTGGTGCAACGCGAACATCAGCAGCGCCTGATCAGCCTCGACCCCAACGTACGCCTCGGCCCGGCGCCGGATATCGCCCACTGGCGCGAGCGCGTCGAGACCTTCGCCGGCTACGCGCATCTGATCAAGGTCAGCGAAGAGGATCTGCAGCTGTTGTACCCCGAACGCGACCCGCAGCAGGTCGCATCGAGCTGGCTCAACCAGCGCTGCCAACTGGTGTTTCTCACCCACGGCAGCAAAGGCGCCAGCGTCCACAGCCACTACGGGCACTGGTCGGTACCAGCCGTGGAGGTGCACACCCGTGACACCGTTGGCGCTGGCGATACCTTCCAGGCCGCGCTGCTCAGCTACCTCGCCCGCCACGATCTGGACAGCCCCGAGGCGCTGGCGACGCTGAGCCGTGAGCAGATCGACGCCATGCTGCGCCTGGCCATCGAGGCTGCCGCGCTGACCTGCGCCCGGGTCGGCCCCGACCTGCCCTACCTGCATGAACTGGAACGACAGAGCGCGCGCTGA